A region from the Lolium perenne isolate Kyuss_39 chromosome 4, Kyuss_2.0, whole genome shotgun sequence genome encodes:
- the LOC127295518 gene encoding probable steroid-binding protein 3, producing the protein MGIADAVQAYTGLSPAAAVTVLALMLATYLIVSTLFVSPDTAAPPKLAQQQERGTEAEAEPFVPPFPDPVQVGEITLDQLRAYDGKDPAKSILIAIRGQVYDVSRGRLFYGPQGPYSLFAGRDASRALALMSFDLNDLTGDLEGLSPDELEVLQDWEEKFKERYPLVGHLPSDDATAGGDQKGAEPVDHEEENA; encoded by the exons ATGGGGATCGCGGACGCCGTGCAGGCCTACACGGGCctctcgcccgccgccgccgtcaccgTCCTGGCGCTCATGCTCGCCACCTACCTCATCGTCTCCACCCTCTTCGTCTCCCCTGACACCGCCGCGCCTCCCAAGCTTGCTCAGCAGCAGGAGCGGGGCacggaggccgaggcggagccGTTCGTGCCGCCGTTCCCGGACCCTGTGCAGGTGGGCGAGATCACGCTCGACCAGCTCAGGGCATACGACGGCAAGGACCCCGCCAAGTCCATCCTCATCGCCATCCGCGGCCAGGTCTACGACGTCTCGCGCGGGAG gCTGTTCTATGGACCTCAAGGACCGTATTCCTTGTTTGCCGGGAGGGATGCATCTCGGGCCTTGGCATTGATGTCATTTGACCTTAATGACCTGACTGGAGACCTGGAAGGCCTAAGCCCAGACGAACTGGAGGTTTTACAGGACTGGGAAGAGAAATTTAAGGAGAGATACCCTCTGGTGGGTCACCTTCCTTCTGACGACGCAACAGCTGGTGGTGATCAGAAGGGCGCTGAGCCTGTGGATCACGAGGAAGAGAACGCGTAA